One window from the genome of Malus domestica chromosome 01, GDT2T_hap1 encodes:
- the LOC139195788 gene encoding uncharacterized mitochondrial protein AtMg00810-like yields MNLIGTPEELARTVTHLKSEFEMKDLGKTQYCVGLKIEHHSDGILVHQTNYTHKVLCRFNEDKAKPSSIHMVIRSLNAKQDPFRPNEDDEEILEPEVPYLSVIGALLYLAQCTRLNISFTVNLLARYINAPTCGHWTGVKDIFRYLKGTSSFGKI; encoded by the coding sequence atgaatctcatcggaactcctgaagagcttgCGAGAACTGTCacgcacctgaagtcggaatttgagatgaaagatctaggaaagactcaATACTGTGTTGGTCTCAAGATAGAGCACCATtcagatggaatcttagtacatcaaacgAACTACACCCATAAGGTGTTATGCCgctttaacgaggataaagcgaagccttcgagtattCATATGGTTATTCGATCGCTTAATGCAAAACAAGATCCATTTCGTccgaatgaggatgatgaagagattttggagcctgaagttccttatctaagtgtgataggcgctttattgtacttagctcaatgcactagacttAACATCTCCTTCACTGtcaatcttttggcaagatatatTAATGCACCAACATGTGGACACTggactggtgttaaagacattttccgctacctTAAGGGCACATCATCATTTGGCAAGATATAG